The proteins below come from a single Roseiflexus sp. RS-1 genomic window:
- a CDS encoding sugar kinase translates to MSDVVTLGECMAVLYPPDPVSLDEARTLLIDIGGAEANLAIALCRLGHSARFISRVGDDPFGRRVRAVLSTEGVDTSALLIDPEAPTGVFFREWLADGARRVYYYRRNSAASRITPDDLTPAQFNGARIVHLTGITPALSASCAAACERAIELARAAGALISFDPNFRPRLWSASQARDTLLPLMRAADILLIGHEDAQALLEVDNDDDALMAAAALGAQVVVLKCAERGARALANGQHVTTPAYPVRQVVDPVGAGDGFDAGFLAGWLRGWSMSDSLALGARIGAAAVETLGDYVGYPRV, encoded by the coding sequence ATGTCTGATGTCGTTACCCTCGGCGAGTGCATGGCTGTTCTGTACCCGCCCGATCCTGTCTCGCTGGACGAAGCCCGCACCCTGCTGATCGACATCGGCGGCGCGGAGGCGAACCTTGCCATCGCGCTCTGCCGACTCGGTCACAGCGCGCGTTTCATCAGTCGGGTCGGCGATGATCCGTTTGGGAGGCGGGTGCGCGCTGTGCTATCTACCGAGGGAGTCGATACATCCGCGCTTCTGATCGATCCCGAAGCGCCAACCGGGGTCTTCTTCCGCGAATGGCTCGCCGATGGCGCGCGACGTGTCTACTATTATCGCCGCAACTCAGCCGCGAGTCGAATCACGCCGGACGATCTCACGCCAGCACAGTTCAACGGCGCGCGCATTGTTCACCTGACCGGCATCACGCCTGCGCTGAGCGCGTCCTGCGCTGCCGCCTGCGAGCGCGCGATTGAACTGGCGCGCGCTGCCGGTGCGCTGATCTCCTTCGACCCCAATTTCCGTCCACGATTATGGAGCGCATCACAGGCGCGCGATACGCTCCTGCCGTTGATGCGCGCCGCCGATATCCTGTTGATCGGGCATGAAGATGCGCAGGCGCTCCTGGAAGTTGACAACGACGACGACGCGCTGATGGCGGCGGCAGCGCTGGGTGCACAGGTCGTGGTGCTGAAATGCGCCGAACGCGGCGCACGTGCGCTGGCGAACGGGCAGCACGTCACGACGCCAGCTTACCCGGTCCGCCAGGTGGTTGATCCGGTCGGCGCTGGTGACGGCTTCGATGCCGGTTTTCTTGCGGGATGGCTGCGCGGATGGAGTATGTCCGATTCGCTGGCGCTCGGAGCGCGCATCGGCGCGGCTGCGGTCGAAACATTGGGCGATTACGTCGGATATCCGCGCGTCTGA
- a CDS encoding PH domain-containing protein, with protein sequence MTLEQNRARVVAAVWQAIAQSGVDLSSVPRDQQDRLVAAIADTLLPTVNQMLDEVAPRVSAEVSGEERVLWEGRPFLSITERYVLTTERVRIYRGLIGRNIDDIELVRLQDIDFTQNAGERIFGIGDIHLRGADPSTPEVTLRNVHQPEEVRELIRRAWLDARKRYGVSFREQM encoded by the coding sequence ATGACGCTTGAACAAAATCGCGCCCGCGTGGTCGCCGCCGTCTGGCAGGCGATCGCACAGAGCGGCGTCGATCTCTCGTCAGTACCGCGCGATCAGCAGGATCGTCTGGTGGCGGCAATCGCCGATACCCTGCTGCCGACCGTGAACCAGATGCTCGATGAGGTAGCGCCTCGGGTTTCTGCTGAGGTCTCCGGGGAGGAGCGTGTGTTGTGGGAAGGGCGTCCGTTCCTCTCGATCACCGAGCGCTATGTGCTGACAACCGAGCGCGTGCGCATCTATCGTGGGTTGATCGGACGCAATATCGACGATATCGAACTGGTGCGATTGCAGGATATCGATTTCACGCAGAACGCCGGTGAGCGCATATTCGGCATTGGCGATATCCACCTCCGTGGCGCAGATCCGTCGACGCCGGAAGTGACGCTGCGCAATGTGCATCAACCGGAAGAGGTACGCGAACTTATCCGGCGCGCCTGGCTCGATGCGCGCAAGCGGTACGGTGTGTCGTTCCGTGAGCAGATGTGA
- a CDS encoding glucose-1-phosphate adenylyltransferase family protein — translation MLRTYAMILAGGESPALSVLTAERSEAAVPFAGKYRIIDFTLSNCVNSGIYNVGVLTQYRPRSLHEHIGVGKPWDLDRRIGGVRVLHPYLTSEGGAWQRGNADALRANLDIIAEQKVDAVLVLAGDHVYKMDYRPMLQLHEDLDADLTLAVHSVSPHEAHRYGIVSVDADGIVTQFEEKPRRPRSSLASMGIYVFRKNFLMEVLASGDEQNIGRDLMPKLVHQTSVVSYHFQGYWADVGTVQAYYEANMALLVETPALDLHDPEWVIHTKSEERPAAEIGENARVDGNLLCDGCRIYGTVARSIIAPGVVVAEGATVRDSILLSGAVVEAGAVVDRCIVDKEVVIGSNTIVGDGEDNTPNQRAPELLNTGLTLVGRSAQIPANVRIGRNVVIRPRVTAASFGGQTVVSSGATINR, via the coding sequence ATGCTTCGCACATACGCAATGATCCTGGCTGGCGGCGAAAGTCCGGCGTTGAGCGTCCTGACCGCCGAGCGTTCGGAAGCAGCGGTGCCGTTTGCCGGCAAGTACCGGATTATCGATTTTACCCTCTCGAACTGCGTCAACTCCGGCATTTACAACGTCGGCGTGTTGACCCAGTACCGCCCGCGGTCGCTCCACGAACACATCGGCGTCGGCAAGCCGTGGGACCTCGACCGGCGCATCGGGGGGGTGCGTGTGCTGCACCCGTATCTGACCAGCGAAGGCGGGGCGTGGCAGCGGGGCAATGCCGATGCGCTGCGCGCCAACCTCGACATCATCGCCGAACAGAAGGTCGATGCGGTGCTGGTGCTGGCTGGCGACCATGTGTACAAGATGGATTATCGCCCCATGCTTCAGTTGCACGAGGACCTCGATGCCGATCTCACCCTGGCGGTGCATAGCGTCAGCCCGCACGAAGCGCATCGCTACGGCATCGTTTCGGTCGATGCCGACGGTATTGTGACGCAGTTCGAGGAGAAGCCGCGTCGTCCGCGTTCGAGCCTGGCATCGATGGGGATCTACGTCTTCCGCAAAAACTTCCTGATGGAAGTGCTGGCGAGCGGCGATGAACAGAATATCGGGCGCGACCTGATGCCTAAACTGGTGCATCAGACGAGCGTCGTGTCGTACCATTTCCAGGGGTACTGGGCTGATGTCGGAACGGTGCAGGCGTACTATGAGGCAAATATGGCGCTGCTCGTCGAAACCCCGGCGCTCGATCTGCACGATCCCGAATGGGTGATCCACACGAAGAGCGAGGAGCGTCCGGCTGCTGAAATCGGCGAAAATGCGCGGGTCGATGGCAACCTGCTCTGTGATGGCTGCCGCATCTATGGCACGGTGGCACGCTCGATCATCGCTCCTGGAGTGGTCGTTGCCGAAGGTGCGACGGTGCGCGACTCGATCCTGCTGAGCGGCGCAGTCGTCGAAGCGGGCGCGGTGGTGGATCGCTGCATCGTTGATAAAGAAGTCGTGATCGGCAGTAACACAATTGTTGGCGATGGCGAGGATAACACCCCCAACCAGCGCGCTCCTGAACTGCTGAACACCGGTCTGACCCTCGTCGGGCGGAGTGCGCAGATACCGGCGAATGTGCGCATCGGCAGGAATGTCGTCATCCGTCCCCGCGTCACTGCGGCGTCGTTCGGCGGGCAGACGGTCGTTTCCAGCGGTGCGACGATCAATCGCTGA
- a CDS encoding glucose-1-phosphate adenylyltransferase produces the protein MRVVAMIMAGGEGTRLSVLSEKRAKPSVPFAGKFRIIDFTLSNCVNSGIFDVAVLTQYRPHSLNAHIGNGKPWDLDRANGGVQLLQPYQGRRDESWYKGTADAVYQNLNYIHERRADLVLILSGDHIYKMNYAEMIEFHQQKRADMTVAVMHVPLEETDRFGIMTVDENQRVIEFTEKPKNRDKGTLASMGIYLFNVDTLVKRLSENGEGSPRIDFGKHVIPAMIGRDAVYAFPFQGYWVDVGTIQSYWETSMDLLNPNNTLNLYDTEWVIHTRSEERPPAKMGPQARVSRSLICNGCIIRGTVEHSVLSPGVYVSPGAVVRDSVVMNDTWIGPGAVLDRVIVDKNVVVGAGVRLGCGDDFTTPNREQPDKLMTGITIVGKGAHIPPHIRIGRNVIINADREEEDFPAGDVKSGETI, from the coding sequence GTGCGAGTCGTTGCCATGATCATGGCTGGCGGCGAGGGAACGCGGCTGAGTGTCCTTTCGGAGAAACGCGCCAAGCCCTCGGTGCCGTTTGCCGGGAAGTTCCGCATTATCGATTTTACCCTCTCGAACTGCGTCAACTCCGGCATCTTCGATGTCGCGGTACTGACGCAGTACCGTCCGCATTCGCTGAATGCTCACATCGGCAACGGCAAGCCGTGGGACCTTGATCGCGCCAACGGCGGTGTGCAGTTGCTGCAACCGTACCAGGGGCGTCGCGACGAAAGCTGGTACAAGGGCACGGCGGATGCGGTGTACCAGAACCTCAACTACATTCACGAGCGCCGCGCCGATCTGGTGCTGATCCTGAGCGGCGATCACATTTATAAAATGAACTATGCCGAAATGATCGAGTTTCATCAGCAAAAACGTGCTGATATGACCGTCGCGGTCATGCATGTGCCGCTCGAAGAGACGGATCGCTTCGGCATTATGACTGTCGATGAGAATCAGCGGGTGATTGAGTTCACCGAAAAGCCAAAGAACCGCGACAAGGGAACACTGGCCAGCATGGGGATTTACCTCTTCAATGTCGATACGCTGGTCAAACGTCTGAGCGAAAATGGCGAAGGATCGCCGCGCATCGACTTCGGCAAGCACGTCATTCCTGCGATGATCGGACGCGATGCGGTTTATGCGTTTCCCTTCCAGGGATACTGGGTCGATGTTGGAACGATCCAGTCGTACTGGGAAACGAGCATGGATCTGCTCAACCCGAACAATACCCTCAACCTGTACGATACCGAATGGGTCATCCATACGCGCAGCGAGGAGCGCCCACCCGCCAAGATGGGACCGCAGGCGCGCGTCAGTCGCAGTCTGATCTGCAACGGGTGCATCATTCGCGGCACGGTTGAGCATTCAGTGCTCTCGCCGGGTGTGTACGTCTCTCCCGGCGCAGTTGTGCGCGACAGCGTGGTCATGAACGATACCTGGATCGGTCCTGGCGCGGTGCTCGACCGGGTGATCGTGGACAAGAACGTGGTCGTTGGAGCGGGGGTGCGCCTGGGATGCGGCGATGATTTCACAACCCCGAACCGTGAGCAGCCCGATAAACTGATGACCGGCATTACCATTGTTGGCAAAGGCGCCCATATTCCGCCGCACATCCGGATCGGGCGCAACGTCATCATTAATGCCGACCGCGAGGAAGAAGATTTCCCGGCAGGCGATGTCAAGTCGGGTGAGACGATTTAG
- the hisN gene encoding histidinol-phosphatase, with protein sequence MASETLDALREFAADLAWHAGRLTLRYFQTGLTPDIKDDQTPVTVADREAERLMRRMIEDRYPHHSILGEEEGETRPGASHRWILDPIDGTKSFVQGVPLYGVLVGLERDGESVVGAVSFPALGDFLTAAKGQGCLWNGRRARVSPVSELRQATLLSSDAESMAPHGRESAYRRLAGSVRLVRTWGDAYGYSLVATGRAEIMIDPVMSVWDCAALFPIVTEAGGTFTDWNGIPTIHAGEAIGTNSVLLEQVLQAIRQG encoded by the coding sequence ATGGCTTCTGAAACGCTTGACGCGCTGCGCGAATTCGCCGCCGACCTGGCGTGGCATGCCGGTCGGTTGACGCTGCGCTATTTTCAAACCGGTCTCACGCCGGATATCAAGGACGATCAGACGCCGGTGACTGTTGCCGATCGCGAGGCGGAGCGATTGATGCGTCGCATGATCGAGGATCGCTATCCACACCACAGTATTCTCGGCGAGGAGGAGGGCGAAACGCGCCCCGGCGCGTCGCACCGCTGGATCCTCGACCCGATTGACGGCACGAAATCGTTCGTTCAGGGCGTGCCGCTTTATGGTGTCCTGGTCGGGCTGGAGCGCGACGGCGAATCGGTGGTCGGTGCGGTATCCTTCCCCGCGCTCGGTGATTTTCTGACCGCAGCGAAAGGGCAGGGATGTCTGTGGAACGGCAGGCGTGCGCGCGTCTCACCGGTCAGCGAGTTGCGCCAGGCGACCCTTCTCTCCAGCGACGCCGAGAGCATGGCGCCGCATGGGCGCGAATCCGCCTACCGTCGTCTGGCAGGATCGGTGCGTCTGGTGCGCACCTGGGGCGATGCCTACGGCTACAGCCTGGTCGCAACCGGTCGCGCCGAGATCATGATTGACCCGGTGATGAGCGTCTGGGATTGCGCGGCGCTTTTTCCGATCGTGACCGAGGCGGGTGGCACATTCACCGACTGGAATGGTATTCCAACGATCCACGCTGGCGAAGCAATCGGAACCAATAGCGTCCTGTTGGAACAGGTGTTGCAGGCGATCCGGCAGGGTTGA
- a CDS encoding DEAD/DEAH box helicase: MSFDSFRFHPQITAGIRDLGYHTPTPIQEQVIPHALDGRDVIGIAQTGTGKTAAFVLPILQRLMRGPRGRVRAMIVTPTRELAEQIQGVIEALGKYTGLRSVTLYGGVGYQGQIQRLRRGVEIAVVCPGRLLDHLERGTLTLEHLDMLILDEADQMFDMGFLPDVRRILRLAPAQRQTMLFSATMPDAIRALAREALREPQTIQIGRSAPVSTVTHAIYPVAEHLKTALLIELLRHTDTGSVLIFTRTKHRAQHLSDTLARMGYRATALQGNMSQNRRQAALDGFRSGRYQILVATDIAARGIDVAHISHVINYDMPQTAEAYTHRIGRTGRAARTGDAFTLVTRSDTGMVRAIERLIGEPLKRETVPGFDYHAAAPAHDARSDHAPRHHAMPRHYEPHSQDERDNRAPRRHDAQERRSDTAPRRRDVQEWRSDAAPNRHKPRSRDTSARSTRADRSDRTVSGRRRP, from the coding sequence GTGTCGTTCGACTCATTTCGCTTTCATCCGCAGATTACCGCCGGTATTCGCGACCTCGGATACCATACGCCGACTCCTATCCAGGAACAGGTTATTCCCCACGCTCTGGACGGGCGTGATGTCATTGGCATCGCGCAAACCGGCACCGGCAAGACGGCAGCGTTCGTACTGCCCATCCTGCAACGCCTCATGCGGGGACCGCGCGGTCGTGTGCGTGCCATGATCGTCACGCCGACCCGTGAACTGGCGGAGCAGATTCAGGGGGTGATCGAGGCGCTCGGCAAATACACCGGGCTTCGCAGCGTCACCCTGTACGGCGGCGTCGGGTATCAGGGGCAGATCCAGCGGCTGCGACGCGGCGTCGAGATTGCCGTCGTTTGTCCGGGGCGTTTGCTCGACCATCTGGAACGTGGGACGCTAACGCTCGAGCATCTGGATATGCTGATCCTCGATGAAGCCGATCAGATGTTCGATATGGGATTTTTGCCCGATGTCCGCCGAATTCTGCGCCTTGCGCCGGCGCAGCGTCAGACGATGCTTTTCTCGGCGACAATGCCCGACGCGATTCGCGCACTGGCGCGCGAGGCGTTGCGTGAACCGCAGACGATTCAGATCGGGCGCAGTGCGCCGGTTTCCACTGTCACCCACGCGATCTATCCGGTTGCCGAGCACCTGAAGACGGCACTGTTGATCGAGTTGCTGCGCCACACCGACACCGGATCGGTGCTGATTTTCACCCGTACGAAGCACCGCGCGCAACATCTCAGCGATACACTGGCGCGCATGGGGTACCGGGCGACAGCATTGCAGGGCAATATGTCGCAGAACCGTCGCCAGGCGGCGCTTGACGGGTTCCGCAGCGGCAGGTATCAGATCCTGGTCGCAACTGATATTGCCGCGCGCGGCATCGATGTGGCGCATATTTCGCACGTCATCAACTACGATATGCCGCAAACCGCCGAGGCGTACACCCATCGCATCGGGCGCACCGGGCGTGCAGCGCGCACCGGGGACGCATTTACGCTGGTAACCCGTAGCGATACAGGAATGGTGCGCGCTATCGAGCGCCTGATCGGCGAGCCGTTGAAACGCGAAACCGTGCCCGGCTTCGATTATCACGCGGCAGCGCCGGCACACGATGCCCGGTCTGATCACGCACCCCGTCACCACGCAATGCCGCGCCACTATGAGCCACATTCCCAGGATGAGCGGGACAATCGGGCGCCGCGCCGCCACGATGCGCAAGAGCGGCGATCTGATACCGCGCCGCGCCGTCGCGATGTGCAAGAGTGGCGATCTGATGCCGCGCCGAACCGCCACAAACCCCGCTCCCGCGATACGTCTGCGCGTTCAACCCGCGCCGATCGCTCTGATCGAACGGTTTCGGGGCGGCGACGACCGTAA
- a CDS encoding IS110-like element ISRfsp2 family transposase, whose product MASRESLFIGIDVSKQTLDVAFGADPHAPRETIPSTDEGVQLLVTRLQRLQPTLIVLEATGGLERMVFAQLLQAGLPTARVQPRRVRALAHAEGRQAKTDRLDARLLARFAERVRPPHHQATDEQRASLRDLLVRREQVIQMRTAEINRLTAAAPNLRPGIQQHIDWLDQEIRALEQERDNEAERTDEVRRKRELRESVPGIGAITALNLLLRLPELGTINRTEAAAFVGVAPYANQSGAQHKPRHSSGGRRDVRSVLYMATLAATRRRLVRRAFDQRLCQAGKPRKVAIVAAMRKLLTILGAILRQQKPWDPAVHTSAP is encoded by the coding sequence ATGGCTTCCCGTGAGTCGCTCTTTATCGGCATTGATGTCTCCAAACAGACGCTGGATGTGGCGTTTGGCGCCGACCCGCACGCGCCACGCGAGACGATACCGTCTACCGACGAAGGTGTCCAGCTCCTGGTCACGCGACTCCAGCGCCTGCAGCCGACCCTGATTGTGCTGGAGGCGACCGGCGGGCTGGAGCGCATGGTGTTCGCCCAACTGCTCCAGGCTGGCTTGCCGACGGCGCGGGTGCAGCCACGCCGCGTGCGCGCCCTGGCGCACGCGGAAGGACGCCAGGCGAAGACCGACCGCCTGGATGCCCGGTTGCTCGCCCGCTTTGCCGAACGGGTGCGCCCGCCGCACCACCAAGCGACGGACGAGCAGCGCGCATCCTTGCGCGACCTGCTGGTCCGGCGGGAGCAGGTGATTCAGATGCGGACGGCTGAGATCAATCGGTTGACGGCTGCCGCGCCGAACCTCCGCCCGGGCATCCAGCAGCATATTGATTGGCTGGATCAGGAGATCCGTGCGCTTGAGCAGGAACGCGACAACGAGGCGGAGCGCACCGACGAGGTGCGCCGGAAACGGGAGCTGCGCGAAAGCGTGCCCGGCATCGGCGCGATCACCGCACTGAACCTGCTGCTCCGCCTGCCCGAACTGGGGACCATCAATCGCACGGAAGCGGCGGCCTTTGTGGGCGTTGCGCCGTATGCCAATCAGAGCGGCGCACAGCACAAACCCCGGCATAGCTCCGGCGGCAGGAGGGATGTGCGCAGCGTGTTGTACATGGCGACCCTGGCGGCCACGCGGCGCCGTCTGGTCAGGCGCGCCTTCGATCAGCGCCTGTGTCAAGCTGGCAAGCCGCGCAAGGTCGCCATCGTCGCTGCGATGCGCAAGCTGCTGACTATTCTCGGCGCAATATTGCGTCAGCAAAAGCCCTGGGATCCGGCTGTGCATACGAGCGCCCCTTGA
- a CDS encoding NAD-dependent malic enzyme, which translates to MIRIRFADEGRTVETDRTGHDVLNTPVLNKGSAWSEEERIGLGLLGLLPYHISTIDEQLARVYRNYQQRTNDLDRYLYLTDLQDRNETLFYRLLLEHITEMMPIIYTPEVGVACQRYSHLFHRPRGLFISYPHRDQIETMLRAWPFADQVRVIVVTDGERILGLGDQGMGGIGIPIGKLTLYSLCAGIHPATTLPIVLDVGTNNPALLNDPLYLGWRHERVRGREYDDFIEQFVTAVEKVFPHALLQWEDFAKDNARNLLDRYRDRILSFNDDIQGTGAVTLAGWLAAVEISGVPLADQRIVMLGAGSAATGIAEQIVAVMVEAGIPLEQARRTIWLIDSRDLVHTRRTGLEAVKMLYAQPYEMLEGWTREGSEAFTLYDVVSNVRPTCLIGTSAQPGAFDERTIREMARHVERPVIFPLSNPTSKSEAVPADLIAWTEGRALVATGSPFEPVTYGGRTFTIGQCNNVFIFPGVGLGVIAVGAKRVTDAMFIAAARALSAFSPARQDPTASLYPSLTQVRDVSRAVAQAVAAEAVRSGLAAPLSAEEQTARINATMWTPAYPQVRRMEEHTVHH; encoded by the coding sequence ATGATCCGCATCCGGTTCGCTGATGAAGGAAGAACCGTCGAGACCGACCGTACCGGACACGATGTACTCAACACGCCGGTGCTGAACAAGGGCAGCGCCTGGAGCGAAGAAGAGCGCATCGGGCTTGGTCTGCTGGGGCTGCTGCCGTACCACATCTCGACTATCGACGAGCAACTGGCGCGTGTCTACCGCAACTACCAGCAGCGCACCAACGACCTGGATCGGTACCTCTACCTGACCGATCTGCAAGACCGGAATGAGACGCTCTTCTACCGCCTGCTGCTTGAGCATATCACCGAAATGATGCCGATCATCTACACGCCAGAAGTCGGCGTCGCCTGCCAGCGCTACAGTCACCTGTTCCACCGCCCGCGCGGTCTGTTCATCAGCTATCCGCACCGCGATCAGATCGAAACGATGCTGCGCGCCTGGCCCTTCGCCGATCAGGTGCGCGTGATTGTGGTCACCGACGGTGAGCGCATCCTGGGCCTCGGCGACCAGGGAATGGGCGGCATCGGCATTCCAATCGGCAAGTTGACGCTCTACTCACTCTGCGCCGGAATCCATCCGGCAACCACACTCCCGATCGTGCTCGATGTCGGCACCAACAACCCCGCGCTGCTCAACGACCCGCTCTACCTGGGGTGGCGTCATGAGCGGGTGCGCGGCAGAGAGTACGACGACTTTATCGAGCAGTTCGTCACAGCAGTGGAGAAGGTTTTCCCGCACGCATTGCTGCAATGGGAAGATTTCGCCAAGGATAACGCGCGCAACCTGCTCGACCGCTACCGCGACCGGATTCTCAGTTTCAACGACGACATTCAGGGCACCGGTGCGGTGACACTGGCAGGGTGGCTTGCTGCAGTTGAGATCTCCGGCGTGCCGCTGGCGGATCAGCGCATTGTCATGCTGGGCGCAGGTTCGGCAGCGACCGGCATTGCTGAACAGATCGTGGCCGTCATGGTCGAAGCGGGCATCCCGCTCGAACAGGCGCGGCGGACGATCTGGCTGATCGACAGCCGCGATCTGGTTCACACCCGGCGTACCGGTCTCGAAGCGGTGAAAATGCTCTACGCCCAACCCTACGAGATGCTGGAGGGGTGGACGCGCGAAGGGAGCGAAGCATTCACCCTGTATGATGTTGTTTCAAATGTACGTCCGACGTGTCTGATCGGCACATCGGCGCAACCCGGCGCATTCGACGAGCGCACCATCCGTGAGATGGCGCGGCATGTCGAGCGTCCGGTCATCTTCCCGCTCTCCAACCCCACCTCAAAGAGCGAGGCTGTTCCGGCTGACCTGATCGCGTGGACGGAGGGACGCGCACTGGTTGCGACCGGCAGCCCCTTCGAGCCAGTGACCTACGGCGGTCGCACCTTCACGATCGGGCAATGCAACAACGTCTTTATCTTCCCCGGCGTCGGGCTGGGTGTCATCGCCGTTGGCGCGAAGCGCGTCACCGACGCAATGTTCATCGCCGCCGCGCGCGCACTCAGCGCCTTCTCACCGGCGCGCCAGGACCCGACGGCGTCACTCTACCCATCGCTCACCCAGGTGCGCGACGTTTCACGCGCCGTGGCGCAGGCAGTCGCTGCCGAGGCCGTGCGCTCCGGGCTGGCGGCGCCGCTCAGCGCCGAAGAGCAGACCGCGCGCATCAACGCAACAATGTGGACGCCGGCGTATCCGCAGGTGCGGCGAATGGAAGAGCACACCGTGCATCATTGA
- the uvrB gene encoding excinuclease ABC subunit UvrB: MSFRIEAPFQPAGDQPKAIAQLVAGIRAGYKHQTLLGATGTGKTLTMAHVFSQLERPALVMAHNKTLVSQLYAEFRELLPDAAVEMFISYYDIYTPEAYVPSKDLYIEKEAEINEEIDRLRHAATQALFTRRDVLIVASVSAIYGLGSPHEYGQVVIPIRVGEVRNRDKLLRQLLDLQFERNDVDFHRGTFRVRGDTLDIFPANQEIALRVEFWGDEVERITEFDPLTGEVLLNRTAVDIYPAKHFITTAETLKLAIADIQAELEARVAELEQQGKFLEAARLKQRTNYDLEMLSEVGYCSGIENYSRHLDRRAAGQTPWTLLDYFPDDFILFVDESHITLPQIRGMYAGDRSRKETLVEYGFRLPSALDNRPLRFDEFERHIHQAIYVSATPGPYEYEHSAQIVEQIIRPTGLLDPIVEVRPTRGQIDDLVGEIKRRVQKGQRALVTTLTKRMAEDLADYLKEMGIRTSYLHSDIETLERVEILRDLRLGVYDVVVGINLLREGLDLPEVSLVAILDADKEGYLRSGSSLIQIIGRAARHIEGTVIMYADTITQSMRTAIDETNRRRAIQEAYNREHNITPVGISKAVRDLTDRVRKVAEERGVYQVAEAPAELPIPKDEIVKLIKELEKQMKQAAKDLAFEKAAALRDQIVELRRTLALEEESQPLRS, translated from the coding sequence ATGTCTTTTCGTATTGAAGCGCCCTTCCAGCCAGCGGGCGATCAACCCAAAGCGATTGCTCAACTGGTTGCGGGGATCCGCGCCGGATACAAGCATCAGACGCTGCTCGGCGCAACCGGCACCGGTAAAACGCTGACTATGGCGCATGTCTTCAGCCAGCTTGAACGACCGGCGCTGGTCATGGCGCACAACAAGACGCTGGTCAGCCAGTTGTACGCCGAGTTTCGCGAACTGCTGCCCGATGCAGCGGTTGAGATGTTTATTTCCTACTACGACATCTACACGCCTGAAGCGTATGTGCCCAGCAAAGACCTGTACATCGAAAAGGAAGCCGAGATCAACGAAGAGATCGACCGGCTACGCCACGCTGCCACCCAGGCGCTCTTCACCCGGCGCGATGTTCTGATCGTCGCGTCGGTGTCGGCGATCTACGGTCTCGGTTCGCCCCACGAGTATGGGCAGGTCGTCATTCCAATCCGCGTCGGCGAGGTGCGCAACCGCGACAAACTGCTGCGCCAGTTGCTCGACCTGCAATTCGAGCGCAACGATGTGGATTTTCACCGGGGTACGTTCCGTGTGCGCGGCGATACGCTCGACATCTTTCCCGCCAACCAGGAGATTGCGCTGCGGGTTGAGTTCTGGGGCGATGAAGTCGAGCGCATTACCGAGTTCGATCCGCTGACCGGCGAAGTGCTGCTCAATCGGACGGCGGTAGACATCTACCCGGCGAAACACTTCATCACAACCGCCGAAACGCTCAAACTTGCCATCGCCGACATTCAGGCGGAACTGGAAGCGCGTGTCGCCGAACTTGAACAGCAGGGCAAGTTTCTTGAAGCGGCGCGTCTCAAACAGCGCACCAACTACGATCTCGAAATGCTCTCCGAGGTCGGGTACTGCTCCGGCATCGAGAACTACTCGCGCCACCTCGACCGCCGCGCAGCCGGGCAAACACCCTGGACGTTGCTCGACTACTTCCCCGACGACTTCATCCTGTTCGTTGACGAGTCACACATCACGTTGCCGCAGATCCGCGGCATGTACGCTGGCGACCGGTCACGCAAAGAAACACTTGTCGAATACGGGTTCCGCCTGCCATCGGCGCTCGACAACCGTCCGCTGCGGTTCGATGAGTTCGAGCGGCATATTCACCAGGCGATCTACGTTTCGGCGACACCGGGACCCTACGAGTACGAACACTCGGCGCAGATCGTCGAACAGATCATCCGCCCGACGGGATTGCTCGACCCGATTGTCGAAGTGCGTCCGACCAGAGGGCAGATCGACGACCTGGTAGGGGAGATCAAGCGACGGGTGCAGAAAGGACAGCGCGCGCTGGTCACGACGCTGACCAAGCGGATGGCGGAAGACCTGGCGGATTATCTCAAGGAGATGGGCATCCGCACCAGCTACCTGCACTCCGATATCGAGACGCTGGAGCGGGTCGAGATCCTGCGCGATCTCCGACTCGGCGTGTACGATGTGGTGGTCGGCATCAACCTGCTGCGTGAAGGGCTTGATCTCCCGGAAGTATCGCTGGTCGCCATTCTCGACGCCGACAAAGAAGGGTATCTGCGCAGCGGCTCTTCGCTGATCCAGATCATCGGGCGCGCAGCGCGGCATATCGAGGGAACCGTGATCATGTACGCCGACACGATCACGCAATCGATGCGCACCGCGATTGATGAAACCAACCGGCGACGCGCCATTCAGGAAGCGTACAACCGCGAACACAACATCACCCCCGTCGGCATCTCCAAAGCCGTGCGCGACCTGACCGACCGGGTGCGCAAGGTTGCCGAGGAGCGCGGCGTCTATCAGGTCGCCGAAGCGCCAGCAGAACTACCGATCCCGAAGGATGAGATCGTCAAACTGATCAAGGAACTGGAGAAGCAGATGAAGCAGGCGGCGAAAGACCTGGCATTCGAGAAGGCGGCCGCACTGCGGGATCAGATCGTCGAACTGCGGCGCACCCTGGCGCTCGAAGAGGAATCGCAACCGCTGCGATCATAA